A part of Populus alba chromosome 8, ASM523922v2, whole genome shotgun sequence genomic DNA contains:
- the LOC118054155 gene encoding protein terminal ear1 homolog, whose protein sequence is MEENGSVQFPGNLDPRAQEFRPRRDNLHNFSPKFLPFGPPPPPLPLPPPPSQLPHQVYYPYTPQVLPFSDFVGFAQYDHHIPPAYVRVEPSPPLPPTGAPTRTLVLSSVPSEVNESLIKRELEVFGEVRGVQMERVGYGTVTVHFYDLRHAERALREIREQHMLHQARLRNFFIQNSESISFNIAPTPPPPARGVIAGCVVWAQFIIPSCNEVPDGQNQGTLVVFNLDPNVSTRSLKEIFQAFGAVKEVRETPLKRHQRFVEFYDVRDAAKALREMNGKEIYGKQVDIEFSRPGGHGKRFFNARPRTTSKNSFTTPVFDSTTNLRHSKVAAFVSPQPPPLLHRFSSGCSPPNVPPRSFLSETQSSAGKKPSGDPSEGNPIEASIEASLGCLSMGGDVIVGKVAYRGPPKRSLKKSQSFTSTKQQQKSAKSWKGSRQAKKLDSRFLISDESMVETSGSDSRTTVMIKNIPNKYSQKLLLNMLDNHCIHCNEQIANGDDEPLSSYDFLYLPIDFNNKCNVGYGFVNMTSPRAAWRLYKAFHNQHWEVFSSRKICAVTYARVQGLEALKEHFKNSKFPCEMDHHLPVVFSPPRDGRQQTEPLPIICHKHNQQPINIILGDSIACTHHEIDGVNDSLKTCNKLFGDTDQEGENQLKCSSSSSQNGGDTGDDDKDSSSGSS, encoded by the exons ATGGAAGAAAACGGTTCTGTTCAGTTTCCGGGAAACCTAGACCCTAGAGCACAAGAGTTCAGGCCTAGACGTGATAACCTTCACAATTTCTCCCCAAAGTTTCTTCCTTTCGGCCCGCCGCCTCCGCCGCTGCCGCTGCCGCCACCACCAAGTCAGCTTCCGCACCAAGTCTACTACCCCTACACCCCCCAAGTGTTGCCGTTTAGCGACTTTGTAGGTTTCGCTCAGTATGATCATCATATACCTCCGGCGTACGTTAGGGTGGAACCTTCTCCCCCTCTTCCTCCTACTGGGGCGCCAACTCGGACACTGGTACTGAGTTCGGTGCCGAGCGAAGTGAACGAGTCATTGATTAAGAGAGAATTGGAGGTTTTTGGAGAGGTTAGAGGGGTCCAGATGGAAAGAGTTGGTTATGGGACTGTGACCGTTCATTTCTACGATCTAAGACATGCAGAGAGAGCCTTGAGGGAGATACGAGAGCAGCACATGCTGCATCAAGCCAGGCTAAGGAACTTCTTTATTCAAAATTCTGAGAGCATTAGCTTCAATATTGCACCAACACCACCACCGCCGGCGCGTGGTGTAATTGCTGGTTGTGTGGTTTGGGCTCAGTTTATTATTCCGTCGTGTAACGAGGTGCCTGATGGACAGAATCAAGGGACCCTTGTGGTCttcaatttggaccccaatgtTTCTACCAGAAGCCTTAAAGAAATTTTCCAAGCTTTTG GTGCTGTCAAGGAGGTGAGAGAGACACCTTTGAAGAGGCACCAAAGGTTTGTAGAGTTTTACGATGTTAGAGATGCAGCCAAGGCCCTTAGAGAGATGAATGGAAAGGAAATTTATGGAAAGCAAGTTGATATTGAATTTAGTCGCCCTGGTGGGCATGGGAAGAGGTTTTTTAATGCCAGGCCCAGGACCACTTCCAAAAACTCCTTTACTACTCCTGTCTTTGACTCCACAACAAACCTTCGCCATTCCAAAGTTGCAGCCTTTGTGTCTCCGCAACCTCCACCATTGCTTCATAGATTCTCCTCCGGCTGCTCGCCTCCAAATGTTCCCCCCCGCTCATTTCTGTCGGAAACTCAATCCTCAGCTGGAAAGAAACCGTCTGGTGATCCTAGCGAGGGAAACCCTATTGAGGCTTCAATTGAAGCTTCTTTGGGGTGTCTGTCAATGGGTGGAGACGTAATTGTAGGTAAGGTTGCCTATCGCGGCCCTCCAAAGAGAAGTTTAAAAAAGAGCCAGTCTTTTACATCTACAAAGCAGCAGCAGAAGAGTGCTAAGTCTTGGAAGGGATCAAGGCAAGCGAAGAAGCTTGATAGTCGTTTTCTTATAAGTGATGAATCCATGGTGGAAACCAGCGGTAGTGATTCCAGGACCACTGTCATGATCAAGAACATACCCAATAAGTACAG TCAGAAGCTGTTGTTGAATATGCTGGACAATCACTGCATTCACTGCAACGAGCAGATTGCCAACGGGGATGACGAGCCCTTGtcttcttatgattttttatatcttccAATTGACTTCAA CAACAAATGCAATGTGGGATATGGGTTCGTGAACATGACATCCCCGCGGGCAGCATGGAGGCTCTACAAGGCCTTTCATAATCAACATTGGGAGGTCTTCAGCTCTAGGAAGATCTGTGCAGTGACTTATGCTAGAGTTCAG GGATTGGAAGCGTTGAAGGAGCACTTTAAGAACTCAAAGTTCCCATGCGAGATGGACCACCATCTGCCAGTTGTTTTCTCTCCTCCTCGAGACGGGAGGCAACAGACGGAGCCTCTTCCCATTATTTGCCACAAGCACAATCAACAGCCCATCAATATTATTCTTGGTGACTCCATCGCATGCACCCACCATGAGATAGACGGTGTGAATGATAGCCTCAAGACCTGCAACAAATTATTTGGTGACACTGACCAAGAAGGAGAAAACCAGCTCAagtgcagcagcagcagcagccaaaATGGCGGCGATACTGGTGATGATGATAAAGACAGTAGTAGTGGCAGCAGCTAG